In Plectropomus leopardus isolate mb chromosome 20, YSFRI_Pleo_2.0, whole genome shotgun sequence, one DNA window encodes the following:
- the LOC121960081 gene encoding uncharacterized protein LOC121960081, translating to MAKDRKHVQINIGLMVPNGTDGTALKPLRGKTLPLFVDPEVAASDILKQAVQKMRTFNKDMQEGPCVLLYPDCSEVVHVPGSEKPFKLAEYKKELGKPYSRITFFICLETHFQGAVDDTSDSDSEIVIALRSTAEFNRADTVVFEPQNQSTPKHKSKEERDAPGHSATIQPGQIVISDTDDMDPPETNPDKTSCYSKYTDLYAPGVEEEEEEEELVAVNVENFQHTAV from the exons ATGGCAAAGGACAGAAAACACGTCCAG ATAAACATTGGATTGATGGTGCCAAATGGAACTGATGGAACTGCTCTGAAACCTCTAAGAGGGAAAACACTCCCGTTATTTGTAGACCCAGAAGTAGCAGCATCTGATATACTGAAACAAGCTGTCCAGAAAATGAGAACATTTAACAAGGACATGCAAGAAGGACCGTGCGTCCTTTTGTATCCAGACTGCTCAGAGGTGGTCCATGTGCCTGGGTCAGAAAAGCCATTCAAATTGGCAGAGTATAAAAAGGAACTAGGAAAGCCATATTCCAGGATCACCTTTTTCATCTGCCTAGAAACACACTTTCAAGGAG cagtgGATGATACCTCAGACTCTGATTCTGAAATTGTCATTGCATTAAGGAGCACAGCTGAATTCAATCGAGCAGACACTGTG GTTTTTGAACCACAAAACCAGAGTACTCCCAAACACAAATCTAAAGAAGAAAG AGATGCACCAGGACATTCAGCAACAATTCAGCCTGGACAG ataGTAATATCTGATACTGATGATATGGATCCACCTGAAACAAATCCAGACAAGACTTCTTGCTACAG TAAATACACAGACCTGTATGCACCAGgtgtggaggaagaggaggaggaggaggagctggttGCAGTCAATGTGGAGAATTTCCAACACACAGCAGTGTAA